In Streptomyces camelliae, the sequence GGGCCTGGCACCCACCTGCGCCCGCTGGATCTCCAAGGGTCCGTCCGTGGTCACCTCGACGTAGTCGCCGGCACGGCGGACGGTCATGTCCTGGTTCTCGGCGGCCTCCACGAAGGCGCCGAACTCGGGGATGTCGAGCACGTACAGGGTGGTCATCGGTTCTGCTCCTCGGTGTGGGCTCGGGACAGCTCTCCCTTGCGGCGCCACATCTCCTCCACGGTCGGCTTCCCGTTCCGGGTGACATCGGACAGGGCGCGCAGGGTGAGTTCGGCGTCCCGGGCGTCGATGGGCGCGAACGGGCGCAGCGGGCGGGTGATCTCCAGCTGGATCCCGTTGGGGTCGTCGAAGTAGATGGACTCCAGCAGCTCGTGCGCGAGGGGCGGCGTGACCCGCACACCGTGCGCCTTGAGCCGGGCCCGCCAGTCGAGCAGCTCCTGTTCGGTGTCGACGTGCAGCGCCAGATGCCGGGACCTGTGCATCAGGTCACCGGGCTGCTCCTCCTCGGGAAGGCCGAAGTAGTAGAAGAAGGCCAGGTGATCGCCCGTACCGAGGGCGAAGAAGAAGTGGACGAAGTCGGGGAAGGTCTCGCTCACCCAGCCGGTGGCGGTGATCGCGTGAACCAGGGGAAGACCCAGCACGTCACGGTAGAACCGCACGGTCTCTTCGGGCTTCCAGGTCACCCAGGCGAGGTGGTCCACGCCCTTCAGGCGGAGCGCTGCCAGCTCCGGCGGCAGCACAACCTCAGGGACTTGGTCGGTCATGGATCGACTCCTTGATCGATGGACAGGTCGGCTCGGTCCGTCAGGCGATACGGCCGAGGGGAGGTTCCGCGGTGGGCTGTGGGACGGCGAACAGGTCCAGCAGCCGCTTGCGGTCGACTTTGCCGACCGCCGTCAGCGGCAGCGTCGGCGCGAGCCGCAGTTCGTCCGGGTGCTTGAAGGCCGCGACTCCGCGTTCCTCGAAGTGCGCCCGGATACGCGCCAGCGTCGGTTCCGAGCCGGGTACGGGAACGACGCACACCCCCACGCACTCCCCGAGGACGGGGTGGGGCAAGGCCACAGCGGCCGCGTCGGCGACCTCGGGCACACGGCGGACGAGGTCTTCCACCTCGTCGATCGCGATCTTCTCGCCGCCCCGGTTGACCTGGTCCTTGATCCGCCCCTCGACCACCAGGTTGCCACTCGGGTGGCGGCGCACCAGGTCACCGGAGCGATACCAGCCGTCCGGCGTGTAGGCGCGGACATTGTGCTCCGGCGCGCGGAAGTAGCCCCTCGGCGTGTAGGGGCCTCGCGTCAGCAGCTCCCCGGTCTCTCCCTCCTCGACGGGCCGGCCGTCGGGGCCGACGATCAGGAGCTCGTCCGCTTCGGAGATCGGTCGACCCTGGGTGGTACTGATCACGAACGGCGGGTCGGTCAGCCGGGTGTAGTTGAGCAGACCCTCTGCCATCCCGAACACCTGCTGAAGGGTGCAGCCCAACGTCGGGGCGAGCCTCTGCGCCAGATCGGCCGGCAGCACCGACCCCCCGACCTGCAGCACGCGCAGGCTCTCCAGATCCGGGCCGGCGGCATCAGCGGCACCGAGCCAGGTCCGGGCAACGGCCGGGACCACGGAGGTGACCGTGACCCGTTCCCGAGCCAGTTCCGGGAAGGCGATCGCAGCACGCGGCGACGGGCACATCACGACCCGGCCACCGACGGACAGGGCGCCGAGCACTCCCGGACAGCCCAGCGCAAAGTTGTGGGCCACCGGCAGCACCGCGAGGTAGACGGTCTCCGGGGAGAAGCCGCAGATCTCGCTGCTGCGACGGACGTTGTACTCGTAGTCGTTGTGGGTCCGCGCGATGATCTTCGGCAGGCCGGTCGTCCCACCGGAGAGCAGGAAGAACGCGACCTCCTCGGGCTCCGGGGCCAACGCGTCGAGCCGGGAACGCCGTTCCGCGGCGCCGGACACCGGGCTGAGCATCGCCGACAGATCCAGATGCCCGGGATCCGGCTCGCCACCGAGCACCAGCACCGGGCAGCTCCGCCGGCGTTCCGCGGCGATCCGTGCGGCCAGCGACTGGTGGTCGAAGCCACGCAGTGTGTCCGGTACCACGATCGCCGCGACGTCCGCGAGGTCCGCCAGATGAGCCAGTTCGTGCTCCCGGTGCGCCGGCAGTGCCAGCAGCGGCGCCACCCCGATCCGCTGGCAGGCCAGGAACAGGCCGAGGAACTCCCAGCAGTTGGGCAGCTGCACCAACAGGTTGTCACCGTTCTTCAGCCCGAGCCCGAGCAGGCGCTCCGCCAACGAATCCGTCCGTTCGGCGAATTCGCGGTAGCTGAGCCGGATCGCGCCGTCCACCACGGCGGTGCGGTGCCCGTAGCGGTCCGCCCAGTCCCACACCCAACTTCCCAGCGGTCGCCGTCGCCACAGTCCCGAGGCGACGTACCGGTCGGCGGCCTCCCGAGGCCAGCCGACCACGCCGGTGCGCATCATCTTCTCCCCTCCCTTGTGGGTGCCGCCCGGCCCGCAGCTCGTGCGAGCCGGGCGGCGCCATGGGTCCAGTCGTTCGGCAGGCCGGTCGTTCAGCCCGCCGGGGCCGTAGGACGGTGGTCGCAGCGGGTCAGCCGACGAGCGGCTCGACCAGCTCCGGCTCCTGTCCCTGCGTCTCCTCGGTGCCCGCGGCCTGGAGCAGCTCGAACAGGAACTCGCCGATGGCAGCCACCGTGGGGCGGTCCCAGAGCAGGGTGCTCGGCAGCGAGAGCCGGAAGATCTTCTCCAGCCGGCGCCGGATCACCACGGTCATCACCGAGTCCAGGCCCATCT encodes:
- a CDS encoding VOC family protein, whose protein sequence is MTDQVPEVVLPPELAALRLKGVDHLAWVTWKPEETVRFYRDVLGLPLVHAITATGWVSETFPDFVHFFFALGTGDHLAFFYYFGLPEEEQPGDLMHRSRHLALHVDTEQELLDWRARLKAHGVRVTPPLAHELLESIYFDDPNGIQLEITRPLRPFAPIDARDAELTLRALSDVTRNGKPTVEEMWRRKGELSRAHTEEQNR
- a CDS encoding (2,3-dihydroxybenzoyl)adenylate synthase codes for the protein MMRTGVVGWPREAADRYVASGLWRRRPLGSWVWDWADRYGHRTAVVDGAIRLSYREFAERTDSLAERLLGLGLKNGDNLLVQLPNCWEFLGLFLACQRIGVAPLLALPAHREHELAHLADLADVAAIVVPDTLRGFDHQSLAARIAAERRRSCPVLVLGGEPDPGHLDLSAMLSPVSGAAERRSRLDALAPEPEEVAFFLLSGGTTGLPKIIARTHNDYEYNVRRSSEICGFSPETVYLAVLPVAHNFALGCPGVLGALSVGGRVVMCPSPRAAIAFPELARERVTVTSVVPAVARTWLGAADAAGPDLESLRVLQVGGSVLPADLAQRLAPTLGCTLQQVFGMAEGLLNYTRLTDPPFVISTTQGRPISEADELLIVGPDGRPVEEGETGELLTRGPYTPRGYFRAPEHNVRAYTPDGWYRSGDLVRRHPSGNLVVEGRIKDQVNRGGEKIAIDEVEDLVRRVPEVADAAAVALPHPVLGECVGVCVVPVPGSEPTLARIRAHFEERGVAAFKHPDELRLAPTLPLTAVGKVDRKRLLDLFAVPQPTAEPPLGRIA